A section of the Oncorhynchus nerka isolate Pitt River linkage group LG3, Oner_Uvic_2.0, whole genome shotgun sequence genome encodes:
- the LOC135565160 gene encoding putative nuclease HARBI1, giving the protein MWPLAYMKAQNCVFLSALTMACPFVRDVVDEEALVLRRAFRRERVFRDRLDPLAFPDDHLYERYRFSADGIRYLCRLLGPRIKHRTARSHALSVEQMVCVALRFFASGAFLYSVGDAEQLNKATICRTIRSVCLAIKALADVFISFPGHRRLCDIKEEFYRIAGFPNVIGAVDCTHIRIKAPSGAHEADFVNRKSFHSINVQVNITF; this is encoded by the exons atgtggccactagcctatatgaaggcccaaaattgtgtgttcctttctgctctgacaatggcatgcccattcgtgcgagatgtggtggatgaagaagcacttgtgctgaggagagccttcaggcgagaaagggtcttcagggaccggttggacccactggccttccctgatgaccatctatatgaaagatacaggttttctgcagatggcatcaggtatctatgcagactactgggtcccaggattaagcaccgcactgcacggagccatgcactgagtgtggagcaaatggtttgtgtggccttgcgcttttttgctagtggagccttcctgtactcagtgggggatgcagaacagctgaacaaggccacaatttgccgcacaataaggagtgtgtgtctggctatcaaagcattagcagatgtcttcatctccttccctggccacagaagactctgtgacatcaaagaggagttctataggattgcag gtttccccaatgtcattggtgcagtggactgcacacacataaggataaaagccccctcaggtgcccatgaggccgattttgtgaataggaaatcctttcacagcattaatgttcaggtgaacataactttttga